Proteins from a genomic interval of Acidobacteriota bacterium:
- a CDS encoding DUF2029 domain-containing protein produces the protein MSRRKEFVAGIFLLAMAVSHLVMAAKLTPYLRNGYPNFASFYTAGTMVRTGQATALYDLPAQYEMQKQFAPNVSIRQAALPYIHPPFEALLFAPLTLLPYWPSYLLWTALNLVLLAVSLLILRSGPGLKGVSPIFLALAAAGFYPAVTSLIQGQDCILLLFLFVLAVVALEKRWDTAAGLLLAGGMFRFQLVLPVILLLAIRRWRILLGFVPMSVLLGVLSLGMVGWTGVTGYLHFLINMEKGGAGGSIVPSGMPNLRGLLAGLPGVSADSSPIFVATMLCSVAVMGIAGYCIRFQKYSLRFTFTLATVAALLVSYHSLTYDLSLLFPAILLLFADGEHATKRSGQIDILLLLLLYALPRFELVGAWLSPFVWFAAFLFWLFRKGNLSGQLTEHATGTQAL, from the coding sequence TTGAGTCGTCGTAAAGAATTCGTCGCCGGAATTTTCCTGCTGGCGATGGCCGTCAGCCATCTCGTCATGGCAGCGAAGCTGACGCCTTATCTCAGGAACGGCTATCCGAATTTTGCCAGCTTTTATACCGCGGGCACGATGGTGCGGACTGGCCAGGCCACCGCACTTTACGACTTACCGGCGCAGTACGAGATGCAAAAGCAATTTGCGCCCAACGTTTCGATACGTCAGGCTGCACTGCCGTATATTCATCCTCCCTTTGAGGCGCTGCTGTTTGCGCCGCTGACGCTGCTTCCATACTGGCCGTCTTATCTATTGTGGACGGCACTGAACCTGGTTTTGCTGGCGGTCAGCCTGTTGATTTTGAGGAGTGGCCCGGGACTAAAAGGAGTGTCGCCGATTTTTCTCGCACTGGCCGCTGCGGGGTTTTATCCGGCTGTTACTTCGTTGATTCAGGGGCAGGACTGCATTCTCTTGTTATTTCTGTTCGTGCTCGCGGTCGTGGCTCTGGAAAAAAGATGGGACACTGCAGCTGGATTGCTTCTGGCTGGCGGCATGTTTCGCTTCCAACTCGTGTTGCCCGTGATCCTGTTACTGGCGATTCGGCGATGGAGAATTTTGCTCGGGTTTGTTCCGATGTCCGTTTTGCTTGGTGTTCTGTCCCTTGGCATGGTGGGATGGACGGGTGTAACCGGCTACCTCCATTTCCTTATCAACATGGAGAAGGGCGGGGCGGGCGGCAGCATCGTGCCTTCGGGGATGCCCAACTTGCGCGGCCTGCTGGCGGGACTACCCGGTGTGTCGGCAGACTCCAGTCCGATATTCGTAGCAACTATGTTGTGTTCCGTTGCGGTGATGGGGATCGCGGGATATTGCATTCGCTTCCAGAAATATTCCCTCCGTTTCACATTCACGCTGGCAACCGTAGCGGCTCTTCTGGTCAGCTATCACTCACTGACCTACGATCTGAGCCTTCTGTTTCCAGCCATCCTCCTGCTTTTCGCGGATGGTGAGCACGCGACTAAGAGATCCGGGCAAATCGACATCCTGCTTCTGCTGTTGCTGTACGCTCTTCCTCGCTTTGAGTTGGTTGGGGCCTGGTTGAGCCCTTTCGTCTGGTTCGCTGCGTTTCTGTTCTGGCTATTCCGGAAGGGTAATCTCTCCGGCCAACTTACGGAGCACGCAACCGGAACGCAGGCGTTGTAG
- a CDS encoding tetratricopeptide repeat protein, whose amino-acid sequence MGFFSSLFYPWGFLLQGLAIVHFIRRRPDNYWFYVILFLGPIGAVVYLFVEALPDLGLVGQSFKVFPRRKRISQLEAMIRDNPSPGNYEELGDLYMDDGKIPQAREAFNRAITTRSDTPDPFYRRGVCAMQMGDYAAAVPDLERVTAKQADYDFQRAAGLLAHAYAQTGQKEKAEALFRQVTVTSTLSETYLNFADLLASEQRGAEAREWAQKVLDKKPTMPNYLRRRERPWFRKAKEVLKRLPAQ is encoded by the coding sequence ATGGGGTTTTTCAGCTCACTCTTTTATCCATGGGGCTTCTTGCTTCAGGGACTGGCGATCGTCCACTTCATTCGCCGGCGGCCGGATAACTATTGGTTCTACGTGATCCTGTTTCTCGGTCCAATCGGTGCAGTTGTTTATCTGTTTGTGGAAGCTCTCCCTGACCTCGGTCTCGTCGGTCAATCCTTCAAGGTCTTTCCGCGTCGCAAGCGCATCAGCCAGCTCGAAGCCATGATTCGCGACAATCCTTCGCCCGGAAACTATGAAGAACTCGGCGACCTCTACATGGATGACGGAAAGATCCCGCAGGCACGGGAGGCCTTCAACCGCGCCATCACAACTCGTTCGGATACGCCGGATCCCTTCTACCGGCGTGGAGTCTGCGCAATGCAGATGGGTGACTATGCCGCTGCGGTTCCTGATCTGGAGAGAGTCACGGCCAAGCAGGCCGACTACGATTTTCAGCGGGCTGCCGGTTTACTCGCCCACGCCTATGCTCAGACCGGGCAGAAGGAAAAGGCTGAAGCGCTGTTCCGCCAGGTAACCGTGACGTCGACGCTGTCCGAAACCTATTTGAACTTTGCCGATCTGTTGGCGTCCGAACAACGCGGAGCCGAAGCACGGGAATGGGCTCAGAAAGTGTTGGACAAGAAGCCGACGATGCCAAATTATCTGCGGCGGCGGGAGCGGCCCTGGTTCAGGAAGGCGAAAGAAGTACTCAAGAGATTGCCTGCGCAATGA
- a CDS encoding Flp family type IVb pilin, with protein MTYLANLLWRNEEGQDIAEYAVMLAVILVIVIGTVRLIGGNANNVFSSVASGISQ; from the coding sequence ATGACATACCTAGCCAACCTGTTGTGGCGGAACGAAGAAGGACAAGACATTGCGGAATACGCCGTAATGTTGGCCGTGATCCTGGTGATCGTCATTGGCACGGTTCGCCTGATTGGCGGCAACGCCAACAATGTATTTTCTTCCGTCGCCAGCGGGATCTCGCAGTAG
- the nth gene encoding endonuclease III has protein sequence MPRGKTPRQPSRNGRHEGTRRATGSGPKLAAARSVAPARPPKSKPSKAPSKKTPGYDALAPARLSAILGGLDQMYPDVKCALTHSSAWELVVATILSAQCTDVRVNMVTPGLFAKYPTVQHFAALEPEDLEPDIRSTGFFRNKSKSVVGAARKVVNDFGGVVPQTMDELLTLPGVARKTANVVLGSWFKKNEGVVVDTHVTRISIRLELTEHTDAPKIEQDLMQIIPRERWTKFSHQIIWHGRKLCVARGPKCAECGIETLCHAGDKTWSTVDIHKNAKL, from the coding sequence ATGCCCCGCGGAAAGACTCCGCGTCAACCGAGCCGCAACGGACGCCACGAAGGTACCCGCCGCGCGACCGGTTCCGGACCGAAGCTTGCAGCGGCTCGCTCGGTCGCACCCGCTCGCCCGCCGAAGTCGAAACCGTCGAAGGCTCCATCGAAGAAAACTCCCGGTTACGACGCGCTGGCGCCGGCACGCTTAAGCGCGATCCTCGGCGGACTGGATCAAATGTATCCCGACGTAAAGTGCGCGTTGACGCACAGCAGCGCATGGGAACTGGTCGTGGCGACGATTCTTTCCGCGCAGTGTACCGATGTACGCGTGAACATGGTCACGCCGGGACTATTCGCAAAATATCCTACCGTTCAGCATTTCGCCGCACTTGAACCGGAAGATCTCGAGCCCGACATTCGCTCGACTGGGTTCTTTCGCAACAAGTCGAAGTCCGTGGTTGGAGCGGCGCGCAAAGTTGTCAATGATTTCGGCGGAGTCGTCCCACAGACCATGGACGAACTGCTCACGCTTCCCGGAGTCGCGCGAAAAACGGCGAACGTCGTGCTGGGATCGTGGTTCAAGAAGAATGAAGGAGTCGTCGTTGACACGCACGTCACTCGGATCTCGATTCGGCTGGAACTCACCGAACACACCGACGCACCGAAAATCGAACAGGACCTGATGCAGATCATTCCCCGCGAACGGTGGACGAAATTTTCTCACCAGATCATCTGGCATGGACGAAAGCTCTGCGTCGCGCGCGGACCGAAATGCGCGGAGTGCGGCATCGAAACACTGTGTCACGCCGGCGACAAAACCTGGTCAACGGTCGACATTCACAAGAACGCAAAGCTGTAG
- a CDS encoding nuclear transport factor 2 family protein: MSEIDFDDEQQILALHLAGDKALVSADVEALARIFADDYVQYNESGQAFTRQDVLNNFQTGAIRYPSIVSTGEDNSRVRRHGGSERFGVRRRGSGGKKMQVRYVYLDVLLKRNGEWKLVASQLARPSKE; the protein is encoded by the coding sequence ATGTCCGAGATTGACTTCGACGATGAACAACAGATCCTCGCCCTGCACCTTGCAGGCGACAAAGCGCTAGTCAGTGCTGATGTCGAAGCACTGGCCCGGATTTTCGCCGACGACTACGTACAGTACAACGAATCGGGGCAAGCTTTCACCAGGCAGGATGTCCTCAATAATTTCCAGACGGGCGCAATCCGCTATCCGTCGATTGTCTCGACGGGGGAGGACAATTCGCGTGTTCGGAGACATGGCGGTAGTGAACGGTTCGGAGTCCGACGAAGAGGAAGTGGGGGCAAGAAGATGCAAGTGCGTTATGTGTACTTGGACGTTCTCCTGAAACGAAATGGGGAGTGGAAGTTGGTGGCGTCACAGCTGGCAAGGCCGAGCAAAGAGTGA
- a CDS encoding threonine synthase produces the protein MRIAYLECTRCGEQLSADRPLNVCPKDGGVLYVRYDLAALRGKLRREDIAGRVASMWRYAEVLPDAVPVTLGEGFTPMLASREFPNVFIKDEGLNPTGSFKARGMSAAVTMAQHYGLKKLAAPSAGNAGGALAAYAAAAGIEAHIFMPKDVPIANRMESDYYGAHVTLVDGLISDCGRMVAERKDKEGWFDVSTLKEPFRVEGKKTMGYEVAEQLGWKMPQGIIYPTGGGVGMIGMWKAFDEMEQLGWIGTDRPKMVTVQAAGCAPIVKAWEAGKSSSEMCVGATTFASGLRVPKAYGDYLILDIIKKSAGTAVSATDDEILDGVRHWASVEGVFAAPEGAASLLAYQKLRASGFFKADDTVVLFNTGTAYKYLDMMEAKRRTVRPEPPASRNIGGIIGPF, from the coding sequence ATGCGAATTGCCTATCTTGAATGCACCCGTTGTGGCGAGCAACTCTCCGCCGATCGCCCGCTGAATGTTTGCCCCAAAGATGGCGGCGTCCTTTATGTCCGCTATGATCTGGCCGCTCTGCGTGGGAAACTGCGGCGCGAAGATATCGCTGGACGCGTCGCCAGCATGTGGCGCTATGCCGAGGTGTTGCCTGACGCAGTTCCCGTCACGCTCGGCGAGGGCTTTACTCCGATGTTGGCCAGCCGTGAATTCCCCAACGTGTTCATCAAAGATGAAGGATTGAACCCTACCGGGTCTTTCAAAGCGAGAGGCATGTCGGCCGCCGTCACGATGGCACAGCATTACGGGTTGAAAAAGCTGGCCGCACCCTCCGCGGGAAATGCTGGTGGAGCACTCGCTGCATATGCGGCAGCGGCTGGCATCGAAGCACATATATTCATGCCGAAAGATGTACCCATCGCCAACCGCATGGAAAGCGATTACTACGGCGCGCACGTTACCCTAGTCGACGGCCTCATCAGCGATTGCGGACGCATGGTCGCTGAACGAAAAGACAAAGAAGGATGGTTCGATGTCTCCACGTTGAAGGAACCATTTCGTGTGGAAGGCAAAAAGACCATGGGATACGAAGTCGCCGAACAGTTGGGATGGAAAATGCCGCAGGGCATCATCTACCCGACCGGAGGTGGCGTCGGCATGATCGGAATGTGGAAGGCTTTTGACGAGATGGAGCAGTTAGGTTGGATCGGGACCGATCGTCCGAAGATGGTGACCGTGCAGGCTGCAGGCTGCGCGCCGATCGTGAAAGCCTGGGAAGCAGGGAAGAGCAGTTCCGAGATGTGTGTCGGCGCGACGACGTTTGCGTCCGGCTTGCGCGTGCCGAAGGCATACGGGGACTACCTGATCCTCGACATCATCAAGAAGAGCGCAGGCACGGCCGTCTCTGCAACCGATGACGAGATCCTCGACGGAGTGCGGCACTGGGCGAGCGTCGAAGGCGTGTTCGCAGCTCCGGAAGGAGCGGCGTCGCTGCTCGCGTATCAAAAGCTACGCGCGTCGGGATTTTTCAAAGCCGACGACACCGTCGTCCTCTTCAATACCGGAACGGCTTACAAGTATCTCGACATGATGGAAGCGAAACGAAGAACAGTACGCCCGGAGCCGCCGGCATCGCGGAATATTGGCGGGATCATTGGGCCGTTTTGA
- a CDS encoding SpoIIE family protein phosphatase, with product MSVSSVTPSSSVSGIFPVVIYVQGNEQQTLSLNHTPYTVGRKVDRDLVIPDPRVSREHAHIVAENGEFFVIDQGSKHGTFVNGERVDRRKLARNDRLEFGARDIAYLIFHPLHATSNTAREFLSQISGIQIAPEASDLEKLTLFLEAARKLNTIGVLDEILVTLIDATLRLTRAERGFIFLRDPDGKLILAAGRNSKGEPLLDDKTISRSVLEEACASNSEYMVTDTSQMMDMKERQSIVAFDLRTVICMPLRKPQVQAIRSEQPASAEVMGALYVDSRFAARDITSVSHDILRAIATEAAQLIENARLVQAEEAGRRYQQELSIAASIQQGLMAVTIPEVPFARLSGRNLSCKEIGGDFFDAVNTPSGLAVVLADVSGKGVSAALLASILQGMVYSHLIAGMPLTEIVTALNRFFTKKHIGSKYATMIIARLRHDGDLEYVNCGHVPPVWICNKEVLRPGHGNLPVGLLADAVYESDHCQMQPGDRLILVTDGVTEAENARGDMFDSDRLEVVAGKSLSMDDIFSAVADFCGGTPLNDDCTVIELVYSGN from the coding sequence ATGTCGGTTTCCTCGGTTACGCCGTCGAGTTCAGTGTCGGGCATTTTCCCGGTCGTGATCTATGTACAGGGGAACGAGCAGCAGACGCTCTCGCTGAATCACACTCCCTACACGGTTGGCCGAAAGGTGGACCGCGATCTCGTCATTCCCGATCCGCGCGTGTCGCGCGAGCACGCCCACATCGTTGCCGAAAACGGCGAGTTCTTCGTCATCGATCAGGGCAGCAAGCACGGAACCTTCGTCAACGGCGAACGGGTCGACCGCCGCAAATTGGCGCGTAACGATCGCCTGGAATTCGGCGCTCGTGACATCGCGTACCTGATTTTTCATCCACTGCACGCGACCTCGAATACTGCGCGCGAATTTCTTAGCCAGATTTCAGGTATCCAGATTGCTCCGGAAGCCAGCGATCTCGAGAAATTGACTCTCTTCCTCGAAGCGGCGCGTAAGCTCAACACCATCGGTGTGCTGGACGAAATTCTGGTCACGCTGATCGATGCGACCTTACGACTGACGCGCGCGGAACGCGGCTTTATCTTTCTGCGCGATCCTGACGGAAAACTCATTCTTGCTGCCGGACGAAATTCCAAAGGCGAGCCCCTCCTCGACGACAAAACAATTTCCCGCTCGGTGCTCGAAGAAGCGTGCGCTTCGAATTCCGAGTACATGGTTACCGATACCAGCCAGATGATGGACATGAAGGAACGGCAAAGCATCGTCGCCTTTGATTTGCGGACTGTGATCTGCATGCCGCTCCGCAAGCCGCAAGTGCAGGCGATTCGTTCCGAGCAGCCGGCCAGTGCCGAAGTGATGGGCGCGCTTTATGTCGATTCAAGATTCGCGGCGCGCGATATCACCAGTGTCAGCCACGACATTTTGCGCGCGATCGCGACAGAAGCCGCGCAGTTGATCGAAAATGCCCGCCTCGTACAGGCCGAGGAAGCAGGTCGCCGCTATCAGCAGGAACTTTCGATTGCAGCATCGATTCAGCAAGGACTGATGGCTGTAACGATCCCCGAAGTTCCATTTGCGCGTTTAAGTGGACGCAATCTTTCTTGTAAAGAAATCGGCGGCGACTTCTTCGATGCGGTCAATACACCGAGCGGCCTCGCCGTCGTACTCGCAGACGTGAGCGGCAAGGGAGTCTCAGCGGCCTTGCTGGCATCGATTCTTCAGGGGATGGTGTACTCCCACTTGATTGCGGGAATGCCGCTGACGGAAATCGTGACCGCGCTCAATCGCTTCTTCACGAAAAAGCACATTGGCTCGAAGTACGCCACCATGATCATTGCCCGCCTGCGGCATGACGGCGATCTGGAATATGTAAATTGCGGGCACGTCCCGCCGGTGTGGATCTGCAACAAGGAAGTACTCAGGCCGGGACACGGCAACCTGCCCGTCGGACTTCTTGCTGATGCCGTGTACGAGAGCGATCATTGCCAGATGCAACCGGGCGATCGCCTGATCCTCGTGACCGACGGCGTCACCGAAGCAGAGAATGCACGCGGCGACATGTTCGACAGCGACCGCCTTGAGGTCGTAGCAGGGAAGAGTCTGTCGATGGACGACATCTTCTCCGCAGTCGCCGACTTCTGCGGCGGCACTCCCCTCAACGACGACTGCACCGTGATCGAACTCGTCTACAGCGGCAACTGA
- the cpaB gene encoding Flp pilus assembly protein CpaB, whose translation MNRSRLLMIGGLALALGLLVSYTVYNRLLNSSSANNEPGVDVVVAANDLQVGAKLEERDIRLARFPQSVVPHGAYGKTAQVTGRGIVLPVSKGEFILPGKLAAEKGGSGLPSLIPQGMRAVSVRVNDVVSVAGFVQPGSRVDVLATGNQGNNDRQTTTVLENVAVIAVGKNLERNANGDATTASVITLLVSPDDGQRLTLASQEGRIQLALRNPLDLKKAEVTVTRASSLYPGGAPPASSQSKQPKTHKQTIPVTVVQPSSYQVETIRGSKRDETKF comes from the coding sequence ATGAACCGAAGTCGATTGCTTATGATCGGAGGCTTGGCCTTGGCCTTAGGCCTGCTGGTCAGCTATACGGTTTACAACCGCCTGCTGAATTCCTCGAGTGCGAACAACGAGCCTGGCGTGGACGTGGTGGTGGCAGCGAATGACCTCCAAGTGGGCGCCAAGTTGGAGGAACGCGACATCCGCCTGGCTCGGTTTCCACAATCCGTAGTACCTCACGGCGCCTATGGCAAGACGGCGCAAGTTACCGGCCGCGGAATTGTTCTTCCCGTCAGCAAGGGCGAATTCATCTTGCCGGGCAAACTGGCTGCCGAAAAGGGTGGATCTGGTTTGCCGTCGTTAATTCCGCAGGGCATGCGCGCTGTTTCGGTCCGCGTCAACGACGTTGTTTCGGTGGCGGGGTTCGTGCAGCCTGGTTCGCGCGTGGATGTTCTCGCGACCGGCAATCAAGGGAATAATGATCGGCAGACAACTACTGTTCTGGAAAACGTTGCCGTGATCGCTGTCGGCAAGAATCTGGAACGCAATGCCAACGGAGACGCTACGACGGCGTCGGTAATCACCCTGCTGGTTTCGCCCGACGACGGACAAAGGTTAACGTTGGCCTCGCAGGAAGGGCGCATCCAATTGGCATTGCGCAACCCGCTCGACCTGAAAAAAGCAGAAGTGACCGTCACTCGTGCCAGTTCTTTATATCCGGGAGGCGCACCGCCGGCGAGTTCACAGAGCAAGCAACCCAAGACTCACAAGCAAACGATACCGGTCACAGTGGTACAGCCTTCCAGCTACCAAGTGGAGACGATTCGTGGCAGCAAACGGGATGAAACCAAGTTCTGA
- a CDS encoding UbiA family prenyltransferase, which produces MAVLQNLKITLEMIKWEHSIFALPFALCGAMLAAGGVPPWHQLVWIVVAMVSARSAAMAFNRLADASIDAANPRTSVRALPAGLLTPSFVSAFVFISCAVFVLAAWQLNRLTLLLSPVALAVVLLYSYSKRFTRWSHLLLGLALGIAPAAAWIAVRGSLDPRILLLTAAVTFWVGGFDVIYACQDYEFDRDHGLHSVPRYLGIHRALWVARLFHLVMLALLVALILAFGLGKLAMVGVAAVAALLAYEHSLVRHDDLSKLNAAFFTMNGVIAVVFFVFIGADLLLRI; this is translated from the coding sequence GTGGCGGTTCTCCAAAATCTAAAGATCACCTTAGAGATGATCAAGTGGGAGCACTCGATTTTCGCGCTCCCGTTTGCCCTTTGCGGCGCGATGCTGGCTGCGGGCGGCGTGCCGCCGTGGCATCAACTGGTCTGGATCGTGGTGGCAATGGTTTCCGCGCGCTCGGCCGCCATGGCGTTCAATCGTCTCGCCGACGCCAGTATCGATGCCGCCAATCCTCGTACCAGTGTTCGAGCACTCCCGGCAGGATTGCTCACGCCATCGTTTGTCAGTGCCTTCGTCTTCATTTCCTGCGCTGTCTTCGTTCTTGCTGCCTGGCAATTGAACCGGCTGACGCTTCTACTGTCTCCGGTCGCACTCGCAGTGGTCTTGCTGTATTCCTATTCCAAGCGCTTTACGCGCTGGTCTCATCTTTTACTGGGACTTGCCCTCGGGATAGCACCCGCGGCGGCGTGGATTGCGGTCCGCGGCTCGCTCGATCCACGGATACTGCTGCTTACCGCCGCTGTGACTTTCTGGGTGGGCGGATTTGATGTCATCTATGCCTGCCAGGACTACGAATTCGATCGTGATCACGGATTGCACTCCGTTCCGCGCTATCTCGGGATCCATCGTGCGTTGTGGGTGGCGCGCCTCTTCCATCTGGTGATGCTCGCCCTGCTGGTCGCACTGATTCTGGCTTTCGGGCTCGGCAAACTGGCGATGGTGGGCGTGGCAGCGGTGGCGGCGCTTCTGGCCTACGAACATTCCCTGGTGAGGCATGACGATTTGAGCAAGCTGAATGCGGCGTTCTTTACGATGAATGGCGTGATTGCAGTAGTTTTCTTCGTATTCATCGGCGCTGACTTGTTGCTTCGAATTTGA
- a CDS encoding DUF2029 domain-containing protein, which yields MSVVCLAGMWLYAERVLIAHQVSDAAEHGRPRGNLSDLYPRWLGARELLLHGRDPYSPEVTREIQAGYYGRPIDPSRPEDPKDKQAFAYPVYIVFYLAPTVHLPFEIVRESFFWTLLILTVGSVLIWLRILRWQLSMSMQGVVVILTLGSMVVLQALKLQQMTLLVAALLAIAFAVLKRGYPVAAGILLALATVKPQLICVLLFWMTIWTIGDWKRRYRWIVSLVLTMTVLCVAGEIWLPHWIPRFWQAARDYQLYTDAVPALDKLLLYPWSRFVELAAATGAGLAFWRWRSVTADSEKFTVCMCLALATTLLLVPSYALYNQVLLIPAILLIVRDRLRIWKMGMAGKVFLFAVSLLLTWPWLSSTVLAGLSFVLPTDVIQKAWAVPGWTALTLPVAVAALMLVVAHRGSSSASRKPVPA from the coding sequence GTGTCAGTAGTCTGTCTGGCTGGAATGTGGCTGTATGCGGAACGCGTGTTGATCGCTCACCAGGTGAGCGACGCTGCCGAACACGGACGGCCTCGCGGGAATCTGTCCGATCTTTACCCGCGCTGGCTGGGCGCGCGCGAACTGCTATTGCACGGACGCGATCCCTATAGTCCCGAAGTGACGCGCGAGATTCAGGCGGGATACTACGGCCGCCCCATCGATCCCTCCCGTCCAGAAGATCCAAAAGACAAGCAGGCGTTTGCCTATCCGGTTTATATCGTTTTCTACCTCGCGCCAACTGTGCATCTGCCGTTCGAGATTGTGCGGGAAAGTTTTTTCTGGACCTTGCTGATCCTGACTGTGGGCAGCGTGTTGATCTGGCTGCGAATCCTGCGGTGGCAATTGTCGATGTCTATGCAAGGCGTGGTTGTGATCTTGACCCTGGGCAGCATGGTCGTCTTGCAAGCACTCAAACTGCAACAGATGACGTTGTTGGTGGCTGCCCTGCTGGCGATTGCCTTCGCGGTTTTGAAAAGGGGCTACCCGGTGGCGGCGGGTATCTTGCTCGCCCTCGCGACCGTCAAGCCTCAATTGATCTGCGTTTTATTATTTTGGATGACAATCTGGACGATTGGCGACTGGAAACGTCGTTACCGCTGGATCGTGTCGCTCGTGCTGACTATGACTGTGCTGTGCGTCGCGGGCGAAATATGGCTCCCGCACTGGATTCCCCGTTTCTGGCAAGCGGCGCGTGACTATCAGCTCTATACCGATGCCGTCCCTGCGCTCGACAAGTTGCTCCTGTATCCATGGAGCCGTTTCGTCGAGCTGGCCGCTGCAACCGGTGCCGGACTTGCGTTCTGGCGGTGGCGCAGCGTGACAGCGGATTCTGAAAAATTCACGGTCTGCATGTGCCTGGCTTTGGCTACGACTCTGCTGCTTGTGCCGAGCTACGCGCTCTACAACCAGGTACTGCTGATCCCCGCGATTCTCTTGATCGTCCGAGACCGTTTACGTATCTGGAAGATGGGAATGGCGGGCAAGGTATTCCTGTTCGCGGTATCTCTGTTGCTGACCTGGCCCTGGCTTTCGAGTACCGTTCTGGCCGGTTTATCGTTTGTCCTGCCAACCGACGTCATTCAGAAGGCATGGGCGGTTCCGGGCTGGACCGCGCTCACGTTACCGGTGGCAGTGGCGGCCCTGATGCTGGTAGTTGCACATCGGGGATCATCCTCTGCCTCCAGAAAGCCCGTCCCAGCGTAG
- a CDS encoding DedA family protein — translation MTERILAVLFVFIKSIIGATGYAGIAILMGIESACIPLPSELIMPFAGYLVFEGSMNLFWVATAGAIGCNLGSLVAYEVGHYGGRPLVERYGRWILMGRRELDWADRFFARWGHAAVFVARLLPVIRTFIALPAGVARMPRAKFHIYTFLGSWPWCYALAYAGMKLGANWRSIGKYFHQMDAVIGVLLVVGIVWFVRSHWRNRLQANEE, via the coding sequence ATGACCGAAAGAATCCTCGCCGTCCTTTTTGTCTTCATCAAATCCATCATTGGAGCCACCGGCTATGCCGGCATCGCCATCCTGATGGGGATCGAGTCTGCCTGCATTCCACTTCCGTCGGAACTGATCATGCCCTTCGCCGGATATCTGGTGTTCGAAGGCAGCATGAATTTGTTTTGGGTCGCAACCGCGGGCGCGATCGGATGCAACTTGGGCTCGCTGGTGGCATACGAGGTTGGCCACTACGGCGGTCGCCCCCTTGTCGAGCGCTATGGCCGCTGGATTCTGATGGGCCGCCGCGAACTCGACTGGGCAGACCGCTTCTTCGCGCGTTGGGGACATGCGGCGGTATTTGTCGCCCGCCTTCTTCCGGTTATTCGAACGTTTATCGCACTCCCCGCCGGCGTTGCCCGTATGCCGCGCGCAAAGTTTCACATCTACACTTTTCTGGGATCATGGCCGTGGTGCTACGCCCTCGCGTATGCGGGCATGAAACTGGGAGCGAACTGGCGTTCCATCGGCAAATACTTTCACCAGATGGACGCGGTGATCGGAGTGTTGCTCGTCGTTGGGATCGTCTGGTTTGTGCGATCGCATTGGCGAAATCGGCTCCAAGCCAACGAAGAATGA